In Alkalibaculum bacchi, a single genomic region encodes these proteins:
- a CDS encoding chemotaxis protein CheW yields the protein MEQFIVFINNGQHFALDISKIERIIEFQQPKKIPEASDYLLGVIQHNGEILPIIDLTKRLYNNDSLNSDSKKVIVAAWKEKQMGFVVEDIKEISSFEPNQYEKMNRDISISKAYIRGFIKTNDDIIIVLDIDRLFTLEQEKEIREGIEYAL from the coding sequence ATGGAACAATTTATCGTATTTATAAACAATGGTCAACATTTTGCTCTTGATATTTCAAAAATTGAGCGGATCATAGAATTTCAACAGCCTAAGAAAATACCAGAAGCATCTGATTATTTACTAGGTGTGATACAACATAATGGCGAAATTTTACCTATTATTGATTTGACAAAGAGATTATATAATAACGACTCTCTAAATTCAGACAGTAAAAAGGTGATTGTCGCTGCATGGAAAGAAAAGCAAATGGGATTTGTAGTAGAAGATATTAAGGAAATAAGCAGTTTTGAACCAAATCAATATGAAAAAATGAATCGAGATATATCTATTTCAAAAGCATATATTAGAGGTTTTATTAAGACAAATGACGATATTATCATTGTTTTAGATATAGATCGATTGTTTACCCTTGAGCAAGAAAAAGAAATTAGAGAAGGTATTGAGTATGCCCTTTAA
- the fliM gene encoding flagellar motor switch protein FliM produces the protein MNEVLSQQEIDTLLQALNTGELDPEAVKLDEEKNRVKPYDFRRPIKLSKEYINTLHMIFENFSKIAGNLLTSQIRVNAALSLGAVEQISFDEFIRSTPNPTMLGVFHSKPLNGNQMLELNPQLCMQIVELMCGGSQSDFSKNISRKDVFTDIEVGILEEVISSLLKAFEAAWNEIAEIETVIDDLETNPQLIQNMSPNEPVVLISFSVVIHEHKSFMNICIPYMSIESIMEKLSLKNWFDLDKNQSNENRGLIEQSLIHSDVELKVELGRTIITIDDFLQLEEGDIIQLDIQTNSPLRMCVENQLHYYVRPGEMNGKLAVEVLQYVEEDVEQ, from the coding sequence TTGAATGAAGTCTTATCACAACAAGAAATAGACACGCTGTTACAAGCATTAAATACTGGAGAACTAGACCCAGAAGCTGTAAAGCTGGATGAAGAAAAAAATCGCGTCAAACCTTATGATTTTAGGCGCCCAATTAAACTTTCAAAGGAATACATTAATACATTGCATATGATTTTTGAGAATTTCTCAAAAATCGCTGGCAATTTATTGACAAGTCAGATCCGCGTCAATGCTGCTTTGAGTTTGGGAGCTGTAGAGCAAATTAGTTTTGATGAATTCATTCGTTCAACTCCTAATCCAACAATGCTAGGTGTATTTCATTCAAAGCCTTTAAATGGGAATCAAATGTTAGAATTAAACCCCCAACTTTGCATGCAGATTGTTGAACTCATGTGTGGTGGGTCTCAAAGTGATTTTAGTAAAAATATATCTAGAAAAGACGTCTTTACGGATATTGAAGTGGGAATACTGGAGGAAGTCATTTCGAGTTTGTTAAAAGCCTTTGAAGCAGCATGGAACGAAATTGCAGAAATTGAGACGGTTATTGATGATTTAGAGACAAACCCCCAATTAATTCAAAATATGTCACCTAATGAACCAGTTGTATTAATAAGTTTTTCCGTAGTGATACATGAACACAAGAGTTTTATGAATATATGTATACCTTATATGTCCATTGAAAGTATTATGGAAAAATTAAGTTTAAAAAACTGGTTTGATTTAGATAAGAATCAAAGCAATGAAAATAGAGGATTAATAGAACAAAGTCTAATCCATTCTGATGTAGAATTAAAAGTGGAGTTGGGAAGGACCATTATTACTATAGATGATTTCTTGCAACTAGAAGAAGGAGATATTATACAGTTAGATATTCAAACAAATTCTCCACTTCGAATGTGCGTAGAGAATCAGTTGCACTATTATGTTAGACCTGGTGAAATGAACGGAAAATTAGCAGTAGAAGTATTACAATATGTAGAAGAGGATGTTGAGCAATGA
- a CDS encoding protein-glutamate methylesterase/protein-glutamine glutaminase has translation MNTKLLIVDDSAFMRKVISDSVKEMQGIEVAGIARDGLDALEIIPKLKPDIITLDVEMPKLNGLETLKIIKEKYNIPVIMISSHTGADITIEALQIGAVDFIEKPQDIKSNLGDLKVELENKIKSVLGKRESKHFNKQNNSSTSYGQTHEIEAVVIGASTGGPKALTQLIHKLPSKARVPIFIVQHMPKGFTTSFAARLDRETSLKVVEAEEGMLIQAGTVYLAPGDFHMTIDKNRIRLNKEDKIYGVRPAVDYLFSSAAKVYKNKLLAVIMTGMGRDGTIGLKEIKKAGGYTIAQSEESCVVFGMPGHAISSNVIDKIMNLPDIASSISRHVGVLR, from the coding sequence ATGAATACAAAATTACTAATCGTCGATGATTCTGCTTTCATGAGAAAAGTGATTTCCGATTCTGTAAAAGAAATGCAAGGAATAGAAGTAGCTGGCATTGCTCGTGATGGACTAGATGCTCTAGAAATTATTCCAAAACTTAAACCAGACATCATCACCTTAGATGTAGAAATGCCTAAATTAAATGGGCTAGAAACATTAAAAATTATTAAAGAAAAATACAATATTCCGGTGATTATGATCAGTTCTCATACTGGAGCCGATATTACGATTGAAGCTCTTCAGATAGGAGCTGTAGATTTTATTGAAAAACCGCAAGATATTAAATCGAACCTGGGTGATTTAAAAGTAGAATTAGAAAATAAAATCAAATCTGTTTTAGGGAAAAGGGAAAGTAAGCATTTCAATAAACAGAATAATAGCAGTACATCTTATGGACAAACACATGAGATCGAAGCAGTAGTCATAGGAGCATCTACTGGTGGGCCTAAGGCCCTTACTCAACTTATTCATAAATTGCCCTCAAAAGCTAGGGTACCTATTTTTATTGTTCAACATATGCCAAAAGGCTTTACTACCTCTTTTGCAGCAAGATTAGATCGTGAAACATCTCTTAAAGTGGTAGAAGCAGAGGAAGGTATGCTCATACAAGCGGGAACGGTATACCTTGCCCCTGGAGATTTTCATATGACAATAGATAAAAATAGAATTCGATTGAATAAAGAAGATAAGATTTACGGGGTTCGACCAGCAGTAGATTATCTGTTTTCAAGTGCTGCAAAAGTATACAAAAACAAATTACTAGCCGTAATAATGACAGGAATGGGCAGAGATGGAACCATAGGTCTTAAAGAAATCAAAAAAGCTGGAGGATATACCATCGCTCAGAGTGAAGAGTCTTGTGTGGTCTTTGGTATGCCGGGACACGCCATATCTTCTAATGTCATTGATAAGATTATGAACTTACCAGATATTGCAAGCAGTATAAGTAGACATGTAGGGGTGTTGAGATGA
- a CDS encoding chemotaxis protein CheA yields MDDNSKYRDLFFEETDEYLQTLNDCLLQLEKDSQDSSLIDEIFRAAHTLKGMAATMGYESMAELTHHMENVLELFRSGASTIDSEIISLLLSCLDKLSEIVEDLREEKYTDFDIEDLVKVLDQVAKQNNTQDNEEEEESTFRMDEDISDTDLFVIKNAQDKEYNAFHIGVRISKDSLLKGARAFLIINRLEQGGEILQLSPSAEDLEEGNFEDRFTLIYLTRLEGSEIEETIGNIAEIEQVIIESVEKSEVAATLTVAEEVPKEEIQESNITPMPANKIEKNKDKNNAHHVNQSIRVDLSKLDSFMNLVSELVIYRTRLEDLCTDFKTTEINEHLEHVARITSELQDLVLKIRMQPVNVVFNRFPRMIRDLSKELNKEIELVIEGEDTELDRTVVSEIGEPLIHLLRNAADHGIESVEERVALGKPEVGTVKLSAYQEGNRVVITVSDDGKGIDPEAVQQSAMRKGISTEGMSPRDMVNLIFSQGFSTAKEVTNVSGRGVGMDVVKQKIIKLGGSIEVQTEVNKGSTFVIKLPLTLSIIQALLVNVGEETFALPLGVIEKVVKVEKDEILQSHNSEVYIYRNKAIPIIRVNKSLGIESERTNKHIILVLLGDQYYGLLVDDLIGQQEIVIKKLSRVLGKMREYLGATILGDGDITLILDVSNLSKDVKGEYLE; encoded by the coding sequence ATGGACGACAATAGTAAATATCGGGATTTGTTTTTTGAGGAAACAGATGAGTACTTGCAGACTTTAAATGATTGTTTGCTCCAATTAGAGAAAGATTCTCAAGATAGCAGCCTCATAGATGAAATCTTTAGAGCAGCCCATACTCTTAAGGGAATGGCAGCCACAATGGGATACGAAAGCATGGCAGAATTAACTCACCATATGGAGAATGTGTTGGAATTATTTCGCAGTGGAGCTTCTACAATTGATTCTGAAATCATCAGTTTACTTCTAAGTTGCTTAGACAAATTATCTGAAATTGTAGAAGATCTAAGGGAAGAGAAGTATACGGATTTTGATATTGAGGACTTGGTAAAAGTTCTTGACCAAGTAGCCAAGCAAAACAACACACAGGATAATGAAGAGGAAGAAGAGTCGACTTTTAGGATGGATGAGGATATAAGTGACACGGATTTATTTGTTATAAAAAATGCTCAAGACAAGGAGTACAATGCTTTCCATATAGGTGTTCGCATTTCTAAGGACAGTCTTTTAAAAGGGGCAAGGGCTTTTTTAATCATCAATAGACTAGAACAAGGAGGAGAAATTCTCCAATTAAGCCCTTCAGCGGAAGATCTAGAAGAGGGTAATTTTGAAGATCGATTTACATTAATTTATCTAACAAGGCTTGAAGGATCTGAAATAGAGGAGACTATTGGAAATATAGCAGAGATTGAACAAGTAATCATCGAGAGCGTAGAAAAGAGTGAAGTTGCTGCCACCTTAACTGTTGCAGAAGAGGTTCCTAAAGAGGAAATCCAGGAATCAAATATTACTCCTATGCCTGCAAATAAGATTGAAAAGAACAAAGACAAAAATAATGCTCATCATGTTAATCAATCCATACGAGTAGACCTGAGTAAGTTGGATAGTTTTATGAATTTGGTCTCGGAACTGGTAATCTATAGAACTCGATTAGAAGACCTTTGTACGGATTTTAAAACTACGGAAATCAATGAACACTTAGAACATGTTGCAAGAATCACCTCGGAGCTACAGGATTTAGTCTTGAAGATTCGAATGCAGCCAGTAAATGTAGTATTTAATCGGTTCCCAAGGATGATTCGAGATTTATCTAAAGAATTAAACAAAGAAATTGAACTGGTCATAGAAGGTGAAGATACAGAGTTAGACCGAACAGTGGTCTCTGAAATTGGCGAGCCTTTGATACATTTACTTCGAAATGCAGCAGATCACGGTATAGAATCCGTAGAAGAGAGAGTGGCTTTAGGAAAGCCTGAAGTAGGAACTGTGAAGCTTTCTGCTTATCAAGAAGGTAATCGCGTAGTTATAACTGTTAGCGATGACGGAAAAGGCATTGATCCAGAAGCAGTACAGCAAAGCGCCATGAGAAAAGGCATTAGTACAGAAGGTATGAGCCCTAGAGACATGGTGAACCTGATTTTTAGTCAGGGATTTTCTACGGCAAAAGAAGTAACCAATGTCTCAGGTAGAGGCGTAGGAATGGATGTGGTCAAGCAGAAAATCATCAAATTAGGTGGTAGCATAGAGGTACAAACAGAAGTCAATAAGGGAAGCACTTTTGTCATTAAATTGCCACTGACCTTATCTATTATCCAGGCCCTTCTTGTAAATGTAGGGGAAGAGACTTTTGCTCTGCCACTAGGCGTTATTGAAAAAGTTGTAAAAGTAGAAAAAGACGAAATTTTGCAATCTCATAATAGTGAGGTTTATATTTATAGAAATAAGGCCATTCCAATTATAAGGGTAAATAAAAGTTTGGGTATTGAATCTGAACGAACAAATAAACATATTATCCTAGTTTTATTAGGAGATCAATATTATGGACTCCTAGTAGATGATCTAATAGGACAACAAGAAATCGTTATTAAAAAGCTTAGTAGAGTTCTCGGCAAAATGAGAGAGTATCTAGGCGCCACCATACTTGGAGATGGAGATATTACCCTTATTTTAGATGTGAGCAATCTAAGCAAAGATGTGAAAGGAGAATATCTTGAATAA
- a CDS encoding response regulator encodes MSKRILIVDDAIFMRMKLKDILEKGGYEVVAEAQNGVEAVEKFKTENPDLVTMDITMPEMDGIAALKSIKEVNPNAKVIMCSAMGQQSMVMDAIRAGALDFIVKPFDNDRVIQSIDKALQ; translated from the coding sequence ATGTCAAAGAGAATTTTAATAGTAGATGATGCGATTTTTATGAGGATGAAATTAAAGGATATATTAGAAAAGGGTGGATACGAGGTCGTTGCAGAAGCTCAAAACGGTGTCGAAGCTGTAGAGAAATTTAAAACAGAAAATCCAGATTTAGTAACTATGGATATCACTATGCCAGAGATGGATGGCATTGCTGCATTAAAGAGCATCAAAGAAGTAAATCCTAATGCTAAAGTTATTATGTGTAGTGCAATGGGACAACAATCTATGGTAATGGATGCCATAAGAGCTGGAGCCCTAGACTTTATCGTCAAACCTTTTGATAATGACCGAGTCATACAATCAATTGATAAAGCGTTACAGTAA
- a CDS encoding chemotaxis protein CheC, with product MNKDNYTLLQIDTIKELANVGGGNAATSISQLIGKPVSMEVPTIEILNYNNVFNKIMPEDTLIDAIMMRMLGDAEGIYLFVTRPEASKALIQMMLPDFIKEKNEELNHSTLKELVNIVVSSYLNAISKMVNVNLISSVPSLSEDMFGAILSSAYIESEQYDENIMIIKNEFLYQGERIESSLYFIPKPGVLKKLFKILGV from the coding sequence TTGAATAAGGATAATTATACTCTTTTACAAATTGATACGATAAAGGAATTGGCAAATGTTGGTGGGGGAAATGCAGCTACGAGCATATCTCAATTAATAGGCAAACCTGTTAGTATGGAAGTACCTACTATTGAAATCTTAAATTACAATAATGTATTTAATAAAATCATGCCTGAAGATACCTTGATTGATGCTATTATGATGAGAATGTTAGGAGACGCAGAAGGGATTTACTTATTTGTAACCAGGCCAGAAGCATCTAAAGCCTTGATTCAAATGATGTTGCCTGATTTTATAAAAGAGAAAAATGAAGAATTAAATCATTCGACCTTGAAGGAATTAGTCAATATTGTAGTATCTTCTTATTTAAATGCCATCTCAAAGATGGTCAATGTAAATCTCATTTCTTCTGTACCTTCATTAAGTGAGGATATGTTTGGAGCGATACTAAGTAGTGCTTATATAGAGTCTGAGCAATACGACGAAAATATTATGATTATAAAAAATGAATTTCTTTATCAAGGTGAGAGAATAGAGTCTTCTTTATACTTTATTCCCAAACCAGGCGTGCTAAAAAAATTATTCAAAATATTAGGTGTTTGA
- a CDS encoding chemotaxis protein CheD, translating into MSDEIKVGISDYKIGESPDKLITLGLGSCVGIAIYNKSSKVGGLSHIMLPDSTFFMKDLKPEKFADLAIPKMVSEITKGRSYANLVAKIAGGASMFNFADKKTNTNIGERNVLAVQQKLKELGIPILASDTGGSIGRTMIVDLESFVVKIRTANREITIL; encoded by the coding sequence GTGTCTGATGAAATAAAAGTGGGGATCTCAGACTATAAAATAGGAGAATCGCCTGATAAATTGATTACTTTAGGATTAGGCTCCTGTGTGGGAATTGCCATCTACAATAAAAGTAGCAAAGTAGGAGGTCTAAGCCATATTATGTTGCCTGACAGTACTTTTTTTATGAAAGATTTAAAACCTGAAAAGTTTGCTGATTTAGCGATACCTAAGATGGTGAGCGAGATTACAAAGGGTAGATCCTATGCAAATCTAGTAGCTAAGATTGCAGGAGGAGCCAGTATGTTTAATTTTGCCGATAAAAAAACAAATACCAATATTGGGGAACGAAATGTGTTGGCTGTCCAACAAAAGCTAAAAGAATTAGGCATTCCTATTTTGGCTAGTGATACAGGTGGGAGCATAGGAAGGACTATGATTGTGGATTTAGAGAGTTTTGTAGTGAAAATAAGAACAGCAAATAGAGAAATAACAATATTATAG
- a CDS encoding chemotaxis protein CheW, giving the protein MQIIVFTLNDKYYAINTEHVEEISRNIPSTRVPSAPYWIEGLINLRGNVVSLVNLCKLLRKEDDRCYNNIILINDEDEKVGLLVKDVIEVIEIEADNIERVHTQVVDGIVGIIQLNEYIVNIIDIGILLAENEG; this is encoded by the coding sequence ATGCAGATTATTGTATTCACATTAAATGACAAATACTATGCTATAAATACAGAACATGTAGAGGAAATTAGTAGAAATATCCCTTCTACAAGGGTACCTAGTGCACCCTACTGGATTGAAGGTCTTATTAATTTAAGAGGAAATGTAGTATCTCTCGTTAATTTATGTAAACTTTTGCGCAAAGAAGATGATAGATGCTATAATAATATTATTCTTATTAATGATGAAGATGAAAAAGTAGGTCTTTTAGTAAAAGATGTTATTGAGGTTATCGAGATAGAAGCAGATAATATTGAAAGGGTTCATACACAAGTAGTTGATGGAATAGTAGGTATCATTCAACTAAATGAGTACATTGTCAATATCATCGATATAGGGATATTACTTGCTGAAAATGAGGGATAG
- a CDS encoding CheR family methyltransferase has protein sequence MNLDFDFFYSWVKSNLHIDLNAYKEKQLQRRIATIMKNSGASDLREYAKLISQDQETKNIFLDYITINVTEFFRNKEIFEQYEAVIKDVLIPRFRSINIWSAACSVGAEPYSIAIILDKYNLYKGNKILATDIDDNILKKAQKGVFYDHQLKNVSSKDLAHYFMQQDNQYVIDEKIKNMVSFKKHDLILDQYEKNLHSVVCRNVTIYFKNEAKDQIYAKISQSLVSGGVLFTGATESIYNPKEIGLKKLSTFIYEKI, from the coding sequence ATGAATTTAGACTTTGATTTCTTCTACAGTTGGGTTAAATCAAATTTACATATAGACTTAAATGCATATAAGGAAAAACAGCTTCAGAGAAGAATTGCTACAATCATGAAAAATTCTGGGGCATCTGATCTAAGAGAATATGCAAAACTCATTAGCCAAGATCAGGAAACAAAAAATATATTTCTAGATTATATCACCATTAATGTTACAGAGTTTTTTCGAAATAAAGAGATTTTTGAACAATATGAAGCAGTAATAAAAGATGTGCTTATTCCTAGATTTAGAAGTATAAATATTTGGAGTGCAGCTTGCTCCGTAGGCGCAGAACCTTACTCTATAGCAATAATACTAGATAAATACAATTTATATAAAGGAAATAAGATTCTTGCAACAGATATTGATGATAATATCCTGAAGAAAGCTCAGAAGGGAGTATTTTACGATCATCAGTTGAAAAATGTAAGCTCAAAAGATTTGGCTCATTATTTTATGCAACAGGACAATCAGTATGTTATTGATGAAAAAATTAAGAATATGGTGTCCTTTAAAAAACACGATCTCATACTAGATCAATACGAAAAGAATCTGCATTCCGTAGTGTGTAGAAATGTAACGATTTATTTTAAAAACGAAGCCAAAGATCAAATTTATGCAAAGATAAGTCAATCTCTAGTTTCCGGAGGAGTACTTTTTACAGGTGCCACTGAAAGCATCTACAATCCAAAGGAAATTGGATTAAAAAAATTATCTACATTTATTTATGAAAAGATATAG